In Nostoc sp. GT001, a genomic segment contains:
- a CDS encoding adenylate/guanylate cyclase domain-containing protein: MSAYQGSCGETTDVIISVHNQENLELPAKSAPVGALATRQGTFSTFLAPLTQDTFKQVVQDVEQKLQIVHQTLSMLDSQGFETILQEMLHSITLKTGELLGADRTTIFLLDEEKQELWSILAEGEGGRSLEIRIPANKGIGGEVATFKEVINIPFDFYNDPRSHFAQEQEKRTGYRTYTMLALPLLNEHGQLVAVVQLLNKLKSKNNHDAPLAERIDTKGFTSADEQLFQEFAPSICLILESSRSFYVATQKQRAVAALMKAIKSLSQSSLDLEDTLKRVMDEAKELMNADRSTLWLIDRDRHELWTKITQDDGSTKELRVPVGKGFAGIVAASGKKLNIGFDLYYDPDSETAQKLDQQNGYRTCSLLCMPVFNADQQLIGVTQLVNKKKSGDFPPYNPADWPKAPDCFQASFDRNDEEFMEAFNIQAGVALQNAQLFATVKQQEQMQRDILRSLSNGVVSTDKTGLIIAANESAQRLLGLGVDDRLEGKLVNDVIGIKEGDFSKWYQDALHAVDLKGRQQYYPDRTLLSTGTEQHSINLSINTIADASDQEQVRGALVVMEDISDEKRLKSTMYRYMTQELAEELLKLDDAKLGGDRKEVSILFSDIRGYTTLTENLEAEEVVSMLNEYFESMVEAVFKHKGTLDKYIGDAIMAVFGSPLPLEEHAWMAVQTSLEMRHRLHEFNQRRHTDDKPRIKIGIGINSDTVISGNIGSSKRMEFTAIGDGVNLGSRLESVSKQYGCDIIISHNTFKPCQENIWARELDYIRVKGRNEPVAIYELLGLRSNPIESEKLQVIEHYHKGREYYLQRQFSRARAEFANVLAADSQDKAAMLHLLRCQHWLQSPPTESDWDEGVWTFQEK, from the coding sequence ATGTCAGCGTATCAAGGAAGTTGTGGGGAGACCACTGATGTGATTATTAGTGTTCACAACCAAGAAAACCTCGAATTACCAGCAAAATCTGCTCCTGTGGGTGCTCTTGCCACAAGACAAGGAACTTTTTCTACGTTTCTTGCTCCCCTGACTCAGGATACTTTTAAACAGGTGGTTCAGGATGTTGAGCAAAAATTACAGATTGTTCATCAAACCCTATCAATGCTCGATTCTCAGGGGTTTGAAACCATTCTGCAAGAAATGTTGCATTCGATTACCTTGAAAACCGGGGAATTACTGGGGGCAGACCGGACGACGATATTTTTATTGGATGAAGAAAAGCAAGAACTTTGGTCAATTTTAGCTGAGGGTGAGGGCGGTCGCTCTTTAGAAATTCGCATCCCGGCTAATAAAGGCATTGGTGGTGAAGTTGCCACTTTTAAAGAAGTTATTAATATCCCCTTTGATTTCTATAACGATCCGCGATCGCATTTTGCCCAAGAACAAGAAAAGAGAACTGGCTATCGCACCTACACCATGCTAGCTTTGCCACTCTTAAATGAACATGGGCAATTAGTTGCAGTAGTACAATTACTGAATAAATTAAAATCTAAAAATAATCACGATGCTCCACTTGCAGAGCGCATTGATACTAAAGGTTTCACCAGTGCTGACGAACAATTATTTCAAGAATTTGCCCCTTCGATTTGCCTGATTTTAGAGTCCTCGCGCTCTTTTTATGTAGCTACCCAAAAACAAAGAGCAGTGGCGGCGCTGATGAAGGCGATTAAGTCTCTCTCTCAAAGTAGTCTCGACTTAGAAGATACCCTGAAACGGGTGATGGATGAAGCCAAAGAACTGATGAATGCCGATCGCAGTACACTATGGTTGATAGACCGCGATCGTCATGAATTGTGGACGAAAATCACTCAGGATGATGGTTCAACGAAAGAGTTACGAGTCCCCGTAGGTAAAGGTTTTGCTGGCATAGTCGCGGCTTCTGGCAAAAAGTTAAATATTGGCTTTGATTTGTACTACGATCCTGACTCAGAGACAGCCCAAAAACTAGACCAGCAAAATGGCTATCGCACCTGTAGCTTACTTTGTATGCCAGTATTTAATGCCGATCAACAACTGATTGGCGTTACCCAACTCGTAAATAAAAAGAAATCCGGGGATTTTCCACCTTATAATCCAGCGGATTGGCCTAAAGCTCCTGACTGCTTCCAAGCTAGCTTTGACCGCAACGATGAAGAGTTCATGGAAGCTTTTAATATTCAAGCGGGAGTCGCGCTGCAAAATGCTCAGTTGTTTGCCACAGTCAAGCAACAAGAACAAATGCAACGGGATATTCTGCGTAGTCTTTCCAATGGAGTGGTTTCCACTGATAAAACTGGGTTAATTATCGCCGCCAATGAAAGCGCCCAACGTTTACTAGGATTGGGAGTAGATGACCGTTTAGAAGGTAAATTAGTTAATGATGTCATTGGCATCAAAGAAGGCGACTTTAGCAAGTGGTATCAGGATGCTTTACATGCAGTTGACTTAAAAGGCCGGCAGCAATATTACCCAGATCGCACACTTTTAAGCACTGGTACAGAACAGCATAGTATTAATTTATCGATTAACACAATTGCCGATGCTAGCGACCAAGAGCAAGTCCGTGGGGCGCTGGTGGTGATGGAAGATATTAGTGATGAAAAGCGGCTCAAGAGTACAATGTACCGCTACATGACCCAGGAATTAGCCGAAGAATTGCTGAAATTAGATGATGCTAAACTAGGAGGCGATCGCAAAGAAGTTTCAATATTATTTTCCGATATTCGCGGCTACACCACATTAACAGAAAACTTGGAAGCAGAAGAAGTGGTGAGTATGCTCAATGAATATTTTGAATCAATGGTGGAGGCAGTCTTTAAACATAAAGGCACTCTTGATAAATACATCGGCGACGCCATCATGGCTGTGTTTGGTTCTCCTCTACCATTAGAAGAACACGCTTGGATGGCAGTACAAACATCCTTAGAAATGCGCCATCGCCTACACGAATTTAATCAACGTCGCCATACAGATGATAAGCCCAGAATTAAAATTGGCATTGGCATCAACTCAGATACCGTGATTAGCGGGAATATTGGCTCTAGTAAACGGATGGAATTTACAGCCATTGGCGATGGCGTTAATCTTGGCTCCCGATTAGAAAGTGTTAGTAAACAGTATGGTTGCGATATTATTATTAGCCATAACACTTTTAAACCATGCCAAGAAAACATTTGGGCTAGGGAACTAGATTACATTCGTGTCAAGGGTAGAAACGAACCAGTAGCCATATACGAATTACTGGGTTTGCGTTCAAATCCGATTGAAAGCGAAAAATTGCAAGTGATTGAACACTATCATAAAGGGCGTGAGTATTACCTCCAGCGGCAGTTTTCTCGTGCCAGGGCTGAATTTGCTAATGTTTTGGCAGCAGACAGCCAGGACAAAGCTGCTATGTTGCATCTGTTGCGTTGTCAGCATTGGTTACAATCACCCCCAACAGAATCAGATTGGGATGAAGGAGTCTGGACATTTCAGGAAAAATAA
- a CDS encoding SDR family NAD(P)-dependent oxidoreductase — MKHLEGKVALVTGATRGIGRGIAIGLGEAGATVYITGRSLNSSNDGVSGSLSETKSAIEEVGGVCIPVQVDHSEDEQVRLLFDRIQDEQNGQLDLLVNNAYSGVQALKDAQGQPFWDSEPSLWDASNNVGLRSHYVASVFAARMMTKRNSGLICTISSWGGMSYIFDTAYGVGKAACDRLAANMAVELKPYNVTSVSIWPGIVGTELFSRFASEMNQTNATENNFSFLSDRYNWETPLFTGRAIAALAGEPNIIRRTGRVQIVAELAKKYNLVDENGYQPASLRSLRFVLPAALPLLRKYSWLIPDIKLPWSLLLLNALGSPKI, encoded by the coding sequence ATGAAACATCTTGAAGGTAAAGTGGCTTTAGTAACAGGTGCTACGCGGGGAATTGGTAGGGGAATTGCCATTGGCCTTGGTGAAGCAGGTGCAACTGTATACATCACGGGTCGCAGCCTCAACTCCTCTAATGATGGGGTTTCAGGAAGTCTTAGTGAAACGAAATCAGCCATTGAGGAAGTCGGTGGTGTATGCATTCCCGTCCAAGTCGACCACAGCGAGGATGAGCAGGTGCGTTTGCTTTTCGATCGCATTCAAGATGAGCAAAATGGCCAACTCGACCTACTGGTAAATAATGCTTACTCAGGAGTTCAGGCATTAAAAGACGCTCAGGGACAGCCCTTTTGGGATTCTGAACCAAGTCTTTGGGATGCTAGCAACAACGTTGGGCTTCGCAGCCACTATGTTGCGAGTGTTTTTGCGGCTCGGATGATGACTAAGCGTAACTCTGGACTCATTTGCACCATTTCCTCATGGGGTGGGATGTCTTATATCTTTGATACAGCTTATGGTGTTGGTAAAGCAGCTTGCGATCGCCTAGCTGCTAATATGGCTGTTGAGTTAAAGCCCTATAATGTCACTTCTGTTTCAATTTGGCCAGGTATTGTTGGTACTGAGCTTTTTTCCCGTTTTGCTTCGGAAATGAATCAAACCAATGCTACTGAAAATAATTTCTCATTTTTAAGCGATCGCTACAACTGGGAAACTCCCTTATTTACTGGACGAGCGATCGCTGCACTTGCTGGTGAGCCAAATATAATCCGCCGTACAGGGCGTGTACAGATTGTTGCTGAACTGGCTAAGAAATATAATCTTGTAGATGAAAATGGCTATCAGCCCGCATCCCTACGCTCTCTGCGTTTTGTGCTGCCGGCTGCATTGCCTCTACTGAGAAAGTACTCATGGCTCATACCTGATATTAAACTGCCGTGGTCGCTGCTATTATTGAATGCCCTCGGTTCGCCTAAAATTTAA
- a CDS encoding cation:proton antiporter, protein MQEDFRLIVDLVLVLGVAACGGLLAALLQQPVLLGYLIGGIVIGPTGLGLIKELIQVETLAQFGVAFLLFALGVEFSFAELKKVKAIALGGGGLQIALTILVTVLVCGLSGAWGALPAKGMFLGCILSLSSTAVVLKCLMERNETETPHGQVMLGILVVQDLALGLMLAVLPALNQPAETIGIAVLTALASIALFAAGAIAAGIWLIPPLLQLLARTESKELFLLGVVALCLGIALLTEHLGLSIEMGAFVAGLMISEVEYADQTLTYVEPLRDIFASLFFAAIGMLIDPVFLWNNLELILGLVTLVFLGKFLIITPLVKLFRYPLKTAIIAGLGLAQIGEFSFVLASEGQSLGLVSRQIYLLILGTTAVTLMLTPFVLRLVPFLFNFAESMPWLKPYLEEDEARDVSEDLPFKDHVVVCGYGRVGKNLVKLLQQHDLPVVVIDQSESRIQQLREAGVSYVYGNCVSLHVLETAGVNHAKGMAIALPDPMSTRLCLKRALELCPELDLVVRATQDKNIEVLYQLGAREVVQPEFEASLEMATYLLTGLGLLSPPVVQREMQQIRNDHYLDLRPERSATEVARDLRQATRDLNQRWYPLPSNSPLIGMSIEEADMRYLTGVSLMAIRRANGEEIDYPNNQTKLAEGDRLLVVGADEELAALAEFAKGQAAVPGENSACQWVTVNADAPTLGKTLADLDIAKQFGVQVQAIRRDGKFIRYPDGGMDLRVGDQVLLCGGLTGLSQLEQLFAIASSVPLSIPVLKAGEAETLKDFLPADSVTD, encoded by the coding sequence GTGCAAGAAGATTTTCGGTTAATTGTTGATTTAGTTTTAGTTCTAGGCGTTGCAGCCTGTGGCGGACTATTGGCGGCACTTTTGCAACAACCCGTGCTGCTGGGATATCTTATTGGCGGGATAGTCATTGGGCCAACGGGACTGGGATTGATTAAAGAACTGATTCAAGTAGAGACTCTGGCACAGTTCGGGGTAGCCTTTTTGTTATTCGCCTTGGGTGTGGAATTTTCCTTTGCGGAACTCAAGAAGGTAAAAGCGATCGCTCTTGGTGGAGGTGGACTCCAGATTGCTTTGACGATTTTGGTCACGGTTTTAGTATGCGGGTTAAGCGGAGCCTGGGGAGCCTTACCTGCTAAGGGGATGTTTTTAGGGTGTATTCTGTCCCTGTCTTCCACAGCAGTTGTCCTCAAGTGCTTGATGGAGCGCAATGAAACAGAAACGCCCCACGGGCAAGTGATGCTCGGAATTTTAGTTGTCCAGGACTTGGCACTGGGACTAATGTTAGCAGTCTTACCAGCCCTCAACCAACCAGCAGAAACTATTGGCATTGCTGTCCTAACAGCGCTAGCTTCGATTGCTTTATTTGCTGCTGGGGCTATAGCTGCGGGGATTTGGCTGATACCGCCTTTGTTGCAACTGCTAGCCCGTACCGAAAGTAAAGAACTATTTTTATTAGGGGTTGTAGCCCTGTGTTTGGGCATTGCCCTGTTGACAGAGCATTTGGGACTGTCCATTGAAATGGGGGCATTTGTCGCGGGTTTGATGATTTCTGAGGTAGAGTACGCCGACCAAACCCTGACTTATGTCGAACCACTGCGAGATATCTTTGCCAGTTTGTTTTTTGCCGCCATTGGGATGTTAATTGACCCAGTGTTTTTGTGGAACAACCTGGAATTAATTTTGGGATTGGTGACACTAGTTTTCTTGGGTAAATTTTTGATTATCACGCCCTTAGTGAAACTGTTCCGCTATCCTTTGAAAACAGCCATAATTGCTGGTTTAGGATTGGCGCAAATTGGGGAATTTTCCTTTGTTCTCGCTAGTGAAGGGCAGTCTTTGGGGCTGGTGTCTCGACAAATATACTTATTAATTTTGGGAACCACCGCAGTTACTCTGATGCTTACTCCCTTTGTATTGCGGTTAGTGCCATTTTTATTTAACTTTGCCGAATCAATGCCCTGGTTGAAACCGTACTTAGAAGAAGATGAGGCGCGGGATGTATCGGAAGATTTGCCCTTCAAAGACCATGTAGTTGTTTGTGGCTATGGGCGAGTCGGCAAGAATTTGGTGAAGTTGTTGCAGCAACATGACCTACCTGTGGTAGTTATCGACCAATCAGAGAGTAGAATTCAGCAGTTGCGTGAGGCTGGGGTATCTTATGTTTATGGCAATTGCGTCAGTTTACACGTTCTGGAAACCGCCGGGGTGAATCACGCCAAAGGAATGGCGATCGCACTTCCTGACCCTATGAGTACCCGTCTTTGTTTGAAACGCGCTTTGGAATTGTGCCCAGAATTAGATTTGGTTGTCCGTGCTACCCAGGATAAAAATATTGAGGTGCTGTATCAATTGGGAGCCAGGGAAGTTGTGCAACCAGAGTTTGAAGCCAGCTTAGAAATGGCAACCTATTTATTAACTGGCTTAGGCTTGTTGTCGCCACCTGTCGTACAACGAGAAATGCAGCAAATCCGCAACGATCATTACTTAGATTTGCGCCCAGAGCGCTCTGCAACTGAAGTTGCTCGTGATTTGCGCCAAGCTACGCGCGATTTAAATCAGCGCTGGTATCCTTTACCATCCAATTCGCCCTTAATTGGTATGAGCATAGAAGAAGCGGATATGCGCTATTTAACAGGAGTGAGTTTGATGGCGATTCGCCGCGCTAACGGCGAAGAAATTGATTATCCCAACAATCAAACCAAATTGGCAGAAGGCGATCGCTTGTTAGTAGTAGGGGCTGATGAAGAACTAGCAGCTTTGGCAGAATTTGCCAAGGGACAAGCGGCTGTTCCCGGAGAAAATAGTGCTTGTCAGTGGGTTACAGTCAATGCAGATGCACCAACACTAGGTAAAACCCTTGCAGATTTAGATATCGCCAAGCAATTTGGAGTACAGGTACAGGCGATCCGGCGAGATGGTAAATTTATCCGCTATCCTGATGGCGGCATGGATTTGCGAGTCGGC